The Natronolimnobius baerhuensis DNA segment ACTCTCTGAACTCGAGTGTCATCCTCGAGTGTACCCAACAGTCGGTGTAGAGAATGGGTTGCGTGTCGGCTCGAGTTCCGGGTTGGGACAGAGTTGAACCTCGCCGAGACGTGCGCGCTGCGCGCGACTCGTCTGGTTCAAACTGCCCCAACGTGACGATGCTGTCGCTCACGAATTTGTTCGCGACAGAAGTAGTGGGTTGGGACAGATTTGAACTGTCGACTTCCTCCGTGTGAAGGAGGTATCATAACCGGACTAGATCACCAACCCGCACGAAATGATTGCCCTGCGTGCGACTTAAGACTTCCTTTCGTCACCCGTGGTTGAGTCCCTCTCGGGTGCCCCAGCGGCGAACACGTCCCCATGAGTTTCCCCGAGCAGACGCTCCCGGTTAGCAAAGACAGGCGTCCATGTTCGGGTACGGAACTGCGAATTGCGGATGAAGTATCCTTTATACACCATAGACCTAATTGGTTAGGCGTGTTGGTGGCCGAGTACGTTGTTTCGTCGACAATACTCCACAACACGATGAGGGCCAACCCTGCGGCTGAACTGTCTCACGAGGCGCAGTATTGGACGCAGAGTGGGAAGATCAGGTTCTTCTTTTGGATGTCTGGCGTCAAGCACGATCCGTTCGAAACAGCGGTTGCAGTTGACCCAACGGTGACGAATCTACACTGGTTAGATACCGTCGAGTCACAGCACTTGTATCGAGTCGATTTCACGGCTGTCGGTCGCAACATGTCGACGTTTCCGATGTGGGCCGATGACGATGCTATACTACTCGATGCACAGGCCACAGAGGGTGAATGGCGGATTCGGATGCGACTCCCGGATCGAGCGACACTCAGCAAGTACCGAGATACCTACATCAATCACGACTGTTCGTTTGCGCTGTTAGCACTCTACCAAGAAACAGCGGGTAGTGACCTTCTCGAGGCCTCGCTCTCGAGTTCACAGCGAGAGGTGTTACTCACGGCGTACGAGGCTGGCTACTTCGAGATTCCACGGCAGATCTCTCAGCGTGAACTCGGATCCCAGCTGGGAATGGCCTCGCAGTCCGTTTCGGAGCAGTTGCGTCGGGCCATCGTGGCGCTGATCGAATCGACACTCGAGCGGCAGTAATATATAAAGGCCTGCGTTGCAAGGGCAGTTCGACACAGTAGTAGCTGATGGAAATTAGAATCGATGACAGAGGTTGATACTGTTGATATGGTTTTTGAAGCGCTCGCTGATCACCGTCGCCGCGAACTGTGTGCGTACCTCGCTTCCAAATCGGACACGGTTGAGATCACAGCGATCCTCTCTCACTTTGAGCAACGACAATCGACGACTCCGGACGGTGGTCACCCTCGAGCACGGTTCAAAATCGAACTCCATCACGTCCATCTCCCGCTGTTAGATGACGCGGATATCGTCGAGTACACGCCCCAGTCGAAACAAATCTCGCCGGATCGACACTTCGACGTGGCCGAGGCACTCCTCGAGACGACAACAGAACAGGAACTGATTGCCCGATAGGATCGTCTCCAGACTCGAGACGAAACTACTGGCGGCAAACCACCAATTCCCTGTCGAATCCATCCCTTTCGGCACAAACCGTTAGTACTGCGGTGCGTCTTCGGGTTCGCCATCGCGAGCATTGACCACGCGGGCAAACGTGAACAGTCCGTCCGAGAGGCGATTCAGGTACTGGACGGCATCGTTGTTGATCTGTTCTGTCTCCGCGAGGGCAACGCTGCGGCGTTCAGCACGGCGACACACTGCTCGCGCATGATGCAGGCGCGCCCCGGCATCGCTTCCTGTTGGGAGGATAAACGAGGTCAGTGGCTCGAGTTCCTCGTCGAAGTCGTCGATCCACGTCTCGATAGTATCGATGTGATCGGGCCGGATTTCGGGGTCGTCTTCATCGGGTTCGGGTGTTGCAAACTCCGCTTGAATGATGTGGAGGTGATTTTGCACCATCTGCAGACAGTCGTCGATATCGTCGTATCCAGATGGACGAATCGTCCCGATGAGGGCGTTGAGTTCGTCAACAGTGCCGTAGGCTTCGATTCGCGGACTCGCTTTCGAGACACGAGTCATATCGCGGAGGTCCGTCTCCCCGTCATCGCCGCGACCAGTGTAGATCGACATGGTCGAGTCGACGGCAGACGCGCACTTATAGTACCGGACAACAGCAGTATCGATATTCGATCCTCGCGTTCAGTCGAACAGTGTGACTGTCGACGCCCGGAACCAGTACGTTAAACTCGCTCGGCACGCAACGCCCACGTATGACACTGGAACTCGACCACGAATGCCCCGACTGCGAGGCGGACAAAACGTTCTACCGCGCTGCGAGTACGACCCTCCATCTGGGAACCAAGATCAAGTGGCACTGCCCCGACTGTGACTACGGCTTCATCCAGATCAACGGCAACCGCGAGGACCCAATCGACTCGAGCGTTTCTGCCTGAGTCGACTCCTGAGACGGCTGTTCTCGAGATTCTGAAGCGTCGCTCGGTTACTGGTTCGAGTGCCAATTGCTGATCTGATTCATGCCCGGGAGTACGACCGTCGTCGGTCTATATAGTCCTCTATAGATCGCAGTGTCTCAATAGAGTCCTCATAGCATCCCCTTTATTCACCCGTCGCGCTGGTTTGCGTATGTCACGCGAGCGGAGACGACTGGAACAGTCCACGCCGGCCCCGCGGAGAAATCCGGAACTGGTAACTGCTCGAGGCCCAAGATTCACGTATCTCCTATGACCGCGAATAGCGGCGGACAACGAACCGTATCGACGTCCGAGGCGGGTGAGAGTCGGTCGGACCCGATGACTGATGCGCCACTTGGCTCACCACATGTTGCAGATCCGATTATCGAGTCACGCGATCTCGATGTCTACTACGGTGACGATCAGGCCCTCCACAGCATCGACATGGAGATTCCCGAGCAGCAAGTGACGGCCCTGATCGGCCCCTCCGGCTGTGGGAAATCAACGTTCTTGCGCTCGATCAACCGGATGAACGATCTGATCGACATCGCACGCGTCGACGGTGATCTCTCTTTCCGCGGGAAAAACGTCTATGACGAGGACGTCGACCCCGTTGCACTGCGCCGGAAAATCGGAATGGTATTCCAGAAACCGAACCCCTTCCCGAAGAGCATCTTCGACAACGTCGCCTACGGCCTGCGCGTCCAGGGCAAAGACGGTGCCGACGTCGACGTCGAAGCAGAGGTTCGAACGGCTCTCGAGCGCGCTGCCCTCCTTGAGGAGGTCGAGGATCAACTCGACGAGAGTGGCCTCGAACTCTCCGGTGGGCAACAGCAGCGACTCTGTATCGCCCGCGCTATCGCGCCGGACCCGGAAGTGATTCTGATGGACGAGCCAGCGAGCGCGCTCGACCCCGTTGCAACCTCGAAAATCGAGGATCTGGTCGAAGAACTCGCCGAGGAGTATACGGTCGTCATCGTCACCCACAACATGCAGCAGGCGGCCCGCATCTCCGACAAGACGGCGGTCTTCCTCACCGGCGGCCACCTTGTTGAGTTCGACGACACGAACAAAATCTTCGAGAATCCCGAGAGCGACCGCGTCGAGGATTACATTACGGGCAAATTCGGGTAATCGAATTTCGGCTCGAGAAGCCCTCGACACCCGCTCGAGCACACGTCCGCCGATTCGATTGCAGTCTGTTTCGCTTGTTACAGCACAGTTGCAACGACGAAGACCAGCGCCACGTAGCTTATGACGCCAATCGCCAGCCAGCGCCCGCCCTCGTGGTTCCAGACGAACCGAAGCGGCGTATCATCGACTACTCGTTCGCGAAGCGTCCGGGGCGTCCGGCGGACCGCGACCTGCGAGGGTGCAAACACACTCGAGCGAACAGGCGCGTCGAGTCGCCACGCTGAGAGTTCGTGGATGCCAAAGCGATGGTTGGCAGTGAGGTCCTCGCGCCGGATCGGTGAACATTCGCACTCGAGCAGGAAGCCTGCACACGGTTTGCAGAGCGTGAGGTGGTCGGGGGCGCTGGCGCGAGGTGTCCTCGAGTCGGAATCCGGAATGTCGGTCCAGGCGACGAGGTCGTTCGGGTACTGGTCGTGACCGCAGCGACTGCAGTAGCCATCGTCCGGACGCTGCATCCGCGCGACGGGGTCGGGTGCGTCGGGATTGGGAAAGAGCGGGGCGTCGTCGCGCACGTCGTCGAATGACTTGTTCGTCTGATGGATGACGCCGTGGCAGGGCCGACACAGCGTCAACAGGTTCGACAACTCGTCCGGGCCGCCCTGTCCACGCGGGATGATGTGGTGAGCCTGCAGCGTGCGGTCGTCAGCCCCACAGCGGGTACAGGCGTAGCCATCGCGGCGCAGCGTTTGCCGGCGGAGGTCCTCCCAGCCCTCGCCGTAGCCGCGTTGGTCCGACTCGCCGTCACCAGTGCCCATTCACTCAGTGCTGTGCGAGCAGCGCTCAAAATACCATCGGCGCGCCAGTCCAGAGACGCCAGAACTGCTGTCTCAGCGTACTCGAGCAAGGCTATACTCGGCACCCACAAACACGAGCATGACGAAACAGCCGAACACCCATGCGTTTCCGGCTGAGACGCCCGCGGCGGAGGCGACGCCTGCGATGATGGCTGCGCTGGCGACGATGACCCACGACAGTTCCCGCGGATCTTCGGCCCTCCGGAACCGACCGACAAGCCGCTCGCTCCAGGCTTGCGAGTCGGAACCCGTGTGGCTCGTCGCTGACTCACTCATCGGCGAGTCTGGGGAAGTCATGCTGCGTTCTACACGACAACGTCAAAAATAACTATCGGAAATCCTACTCCTGCCGGCGTTCCGCATCGGCCAACCACTCGAGCCGTTCAGGCGTCGGCGGGTGCGTCCGAAACAGTTTGTAGAGGCGTTTTCGAAGCCACCAGTAGGACGGTTCCTGCTGGCCCTCGGGACCGAGCATGATCTTTTCGGGTTCGTCAGGCTCAAGCGAGAGGATCGACAGCGACGACACGGCGGCTGCATCACGGAGGTCTCGCGTCGGCGTCGCCGTAATCTCGTCGTCGAGGCGCTCGAGCGCGGTCGCGAGTGCGGCCGGGGAACCAGTGACGCCGACGGCGGCGCGGTCGGCGGCGCGTTCGCGCTCTCGAGAGAGGTGTGCCGTGAGACAGCGCCCGCAAAAGGAGACGACGAGCGAGAGGAGTCCAAGCGGGACGGTCAGGATGGAGAGAAACGCAGCGTTGTTGTCCTCGTTGTCGTTGATCCGTTCGAATCGCGTGAGTAGGCCATCGGCGAGCACCACAGGGGCAGAGACTGCGGTCATCACCATCGCGTCGCGGTTGGCGACGTGGGCGAGTTCGTGTGCCACCACCGCCTCGAGCTCCGCGGTCGTCTCGAGTGAGTCAAGCGCCCCACTCGAGATGACGAGGTGGATGTTCGATGGGCGAAAGCCGACGGCCATCGCCTCGGGTGCGTGTCGGTCGGCGATTGCAATCGTCGGCTTCGGGACATCGAGTTGAGCGGCGATTCGGGTGGTGATTCGCTCGAGTTCGGACTCTGCGTCGGGATCGATTGGGCGAGCGCCCGCCAGCGCTTCGATTGTGTCCCGTTGCTTGTACTCGGCGTAGCCGATCACGCCCAGCAAGACGACAGTGAGGATAGTCGCGGGCCAGGTTGCCGGCCTAAATCCAACAATCGTAAGCAATCCAAAGAGGGTTGCCCAAATGCCAGCGAGGAAAACGGCGACGACCACGAAAAGCGCAAGGAGCGTACTTGCCATTCGAACGCGGAGGCTGCGTATCGGGGAGGGCATGTATCGTGACGACTGATTGGCGTATAGGTTCTTGATACTACCGGACAGTACTCGAGACGTCACCGATCACGAGAGTCTGTGTGGGCAGTCTACCAGCGTATCCTGTGTAATGTTTATCACCTCAGGCGGGGTGCCACGAGTGCAAATGAACGGCCAATACCACCTCGTGTGTGCCTCTCGAGACGCCACGAACGACGGGTTGAATGGACACTCCAAACAGCGAAAACGGGCGACTCGAGTCGCTCGAACGGAGGGTGCGGACTGATGTGTACGCGACTCACCTATCTCGGTCCCGACGGTCGCGTACTTACCGCTCGGTCGATGGACTGGAAAGAGGATATCGGGACTAACATCTGGGCGCTCCCGCGCGGCCTCGAGCGCGAGGGGAACGTCGGGCCGGCGTCGCTGACCTGGACGGCTGAGTACGGCAGCGTAGTCGCGACGGCGTACGACATCGCCACGACCGATGGGCTAAACGAGGCCGGATTGGCGGCCAATCTGCTGTGGCTGCCCGAATCGGAGTATCCAGACTGGGACGGAGAGACGCCCGCCATTTCGATTTCGCTGTGGGCACAGTACATGCTCGACAACTTCGCCACCGTTGCCGAGGCGGTCGACCACGTCGAGCGCGAGGAATTCGCTGTCGTGACCGAGCAGGTGCCGGGCGAGGATCGACTGGCAGCACTCCATCTCTCGCTGTCGGATGTGACCGGCGACAGCGCGATCATGGAGTACGTCAACGGCGACCTGGTGATCCACCACAGCCGCGAGCATCAGGTGATGACCAACTCGCCGACGTTCGAGAAGCAACGTGCGCTGGTCGAGTACTGGGAAGACATCGGCGGTACGGTCATGCTCCCGGGAACGAACCGCCCGGCAGACCGCTTCGCTCGAGCGCGGTTCTACGTCGATGCGATTCCCCAGACCGATGATCGGCGAGCCGCGACCGCGAGCGTGTTAAGCGTGATCCGGAACGTCTCCGTCCCGTACGGCATCGCCACGCCGGACGAACCACACATTTCCTCGACGCGCTGGCGAACCGTCGCTGACCACACCGATGGCATCTATTACTTCGAATCGGCACTCATGCCGAACGCGTTCTGGGTGTCACTCGAGGAACTCGATTTCGAGGCTGGTGCTGAGGCCCGTGTACTTCGGTTGGGGCCGGACCAGTCAGCGGTTTTCGCTGGCGACGCATCCGACCAGTTAGAAGCAAGCGAGCCGTTTCAGTTTCTCGGGGCGGCGACGGCCTCACAGTGACAGGGCTCACTTCAGTCGGAATGGATTGTCGTCGTCTTCGTCCTCGTCGCCGTCCGCTGATCCGTTGCCGTCGCCCTCGTAGGGCTTTCGCGCCGTGATCGTAATCGTCGCCTCGGGGTCGTCTTCGTCGGACCAGGGACTGTCGTAGGCCGAAATCTCGAGGTCGGTCACGTCCCAG contains these protein-coding regions:
- a CDS encoding M48 family metalloprotease; this translates as MASTLLALFVVVAVFLAGIWATLFGLLTIVGFRPATWPATILTVVLLGVIGYAEYKQRDTIEALAGARPIDPDAESELERITTRIAAQLDVPKPTIAIADRHAPEAMAVGFRPSNIHLVISSGALDSLETTAELEAVVAHELAHVANRDAMVMTAVSAPVVLADGLLTRFERINDNEDNNAAFLSILTVPLGLLSLVVSFCGRCLTAHLSRERERAADRAAVGVTGSPAALATALERLDDEITATPTRDLRDAAAVSSLSILSLEPDEPEKIMLGPEGQQEPSYWWLRKRLYKLFRTHPPTPERLEWLADAERRQE
- a CDS encoding DUF7344 domain-containing protein yields the protein MVFEALADHRRRELCAYLASKSDTVEITAILSHFEQRQSTTPDGGHPRARFKIELHHVHLPLLDDADIVEYTPQSKQISPDRHFDVAEALLETTTEQELIAR
- a CDS encoding helix-turn-helix domain-containing protein, which produces MRANPAAELSHEAQYWTQSGKIRFFFWMSGVKHDPFETAVAVDPTVTNLHWLDTVESQHLYRVDFTAVGRNMSTFPMWADDDAILLDAQATEGEWRIRMRLPDRATLSKYRDTYINHDCSFALLALYQETAGSDLLEASLSSSQREVLLTAYEAGYFEIPRQISQRELGSQLGMASQSVSEQLRRAIVALIESTLERQ
- a CDS encoding cob(I)yrinic acid a,c-diamide adenosyltransferase; translation: MSIYTGRGDDGETDLRDMTRVSKASPRIEAYGTVDELNALIGTIRPSGYDDIDDCLQMVQNHLHIIQAEFATPEPDEDDPEIRPDHIDTIETWIDDFDEELEPLTSFILPTGSDAGARLHHARAVCRRAERRSVALAETEQINNDAVQYLNRLSDGLFTFARVVNARDGEPEDAPQY
- a CDS encoding DUF7838 family putative zinc beta-ribbon protein, with the protein product MTLELDHECPDCEADKTFYRAASTTLHLGTKIKWHCPDCDYGFIQINGNREDPIDSSVSA
- a CDS encoding linear amide C-N hydrolase, which translates into the protein MCTRLTYLGPDGRVLTARSMDWKEDIGTNIWALPRGLEREGNVGPASLTWTAEYGSVVATAYDIATTDGLNEAGLAANLLWLPESEYPDWDGETPAISISLWAQYMLDNFATVAEAVDHVEREEFAVVTEQVPGEDRLAALHLSLSDVTGDSAIMEYVNGDLVIHHSREHQVMTNSPTFEKQRALVEYWEDIGGTVMLPGTNRPADRFARARFYVDAIPQTDDRRAATASVLSVIRNVSVPYGIATPDEPHISSTRWRTVADHTDGIYYFESALMPNAFWVSLEELDFEAGAEARVLRLGPDQSAVFAGDASDQLEASEPFQFLGAATASQ
- a CDS encoding HNH endonuclease; its protein translation is MGTGDGESDQRGYGEGWEDLRRQTLRRDGYACTRCGADDRTLQAHHIIPRGQGGPDELSNLLTLCRPCHGVIHQTNKSFDDVRDDAPLFPNPDAPDPVARMQRPDDGYCSRCGHDQYPNDLVAWTDIPDSDSRTPRASAPDHLTLCKPCAGFLLECECSPIRREDLTANHRFGIHELSAWRLDAPVRSSVFAPSQVAVRRTPRTLRERVVDDTPLRFVWNHEGGRWLAIGVISYVALVFVVATVL
- the pstB gene encoding phosphate ABC transporter ATP-binding protein PstB; protein product: MTANSGGQRTVSTSEAGESRSDPMTDAPLGSPHVADPIIESRDLDVYYGDDQALHSIDMEIPEQQVTALIGPSGCGKSTFLRSINRMNDLIDIARVDGDLSFRGKNVYDEDVDPVALRRKIGMVFQKPNPFPKSIFDNVAYGLRVQGKDGADVDVEAEVRTALERAALLEEVEDQLDESGLELSGGQQQRLCIARAIAPDPEVILMDEPASALDPVATSKIEDLVEELAEEYTVVIVTHNMQQAARISDKTAVFLTGGHLVEFDDTNKIFENPESDRVEDYITGKFG